In the Aliarcobacter cryaerophilus genome, one interval contains:
- a CDS encoding DUF423 domain-containing protein: MIFDRRARIFLAITALLMASAIAFGAFGAHGLKKILTAEMLKVFHTGVEYQFYNTFGLFMTTVLTMLRPYNKKLKVAQLLILIGTLIFSISLYLLTILNLPILGAITPIGGTLQIIAYVLLAYAILKDNQ, from the coding sequence ATGATTTTTGATAGAAGAGCTAGAATTTTTTTAGCAATTACAGCTTTACTTATGGCAAGTGCAATAGCTTTTGGAGCTTTTGGAGCTCATGGATTAAAAAAGATTTTAACTGCAGAGATGTTGAAAGTATTTCATACAGGCGTTGAATATCAATTTTATAACACTTTTGGGTTGTTTATGACAACAGTTTTGACAATGTTAAGACCATACAATAAAAAATTAAAAGTTGCTCAACTATTAATTTTAATTGGAACACTTATTTTTAGTATATCTTTATATCTTCTTACAATTTTAAATCTTCCAATTTTAGGTGCAATTACACCAATAGGTGGAACTTTACAAATTATTGCATATGTTCTTTTGGCTTATGCAATATTAAAAGATAATCAATAA
- a CDS encoding phosphoribosyltransferase yields MCKEDTQKLVDISKSFKADAFLSIARGGLTLSHLMSQALNQRNVFTINSISYDRKNQKDSIEIFNIPDLSSFKKVLIIDDIVDSGKTMIEVFKILNEKFPNTEFKLATLFYKKTALIKPDFYIKQTDMWIEFFWEVDIQIKEER; encoded by the coding sequence ATGTGTAAAGAAGATACTCAAAAACTAGTAGATATTTCTAAAAGTTTCAAAGCAGATGCATTTTTAAGTATTGCAAGAGGTGGATTAACTCTATCTCATCTTATGTCACAAGCACTTAATCAAAGAAATGTTTTTACTATAAATTCAATATCTTATGATAGAAAAAATCAAAAAGATAGTATAGAGATTTTTAATATTCCAGATTTAAGTAGTTTCAAAAAAGTTTTGATTATTGATGATATAGTTGATAGTGGTAAAACGATGATAGAAGTTTTTAAAATATTAAATGAAAAATTTCCAAATACAGAGTTTAAATTAGCTACACTTTTTTATAAAAAAACAGCTTTGATAAAACCAGATTTTTATATAAAGCAGACGGATATGTGGATTGAGTTTTTTTGGGAAGTTGATATACAAATTAAAGAAGAGAGATAG
- a CDS encoding bifunctional aconitate hydratase 2/2-methylisocitrate dehydratase, which produces MSLLQEYKAHEAQRQSEGGLPGLALTAAQTADLVEILKASKVEDAQYALNLFKNKINPGVDDAAYVKAAFLNDIVQGKVACSVISKVEAVEILGTMMGGYNVPPLVEALKVAEVADAAAKELKNTILVYNSFNDVKSLMDSGNAKAKEVIESWANAEWFTNKPALEEEITLTVYKIPGETNTDDLSPATVAFTRADIPLHATAMLQSRMEKPLEKMEELKAKGYPLAYVGDVVGTGSSRKSGINSVQWHMGRDIPGVPNKRTGGVVIGSIIAPIFFNTAEDSGCLPIEANVDNLETGDVITVKPYAGEILKDGKVVSTFKLSPNTLTDEMRAGGRIPLIIGKGLTAKAREALKLSASTAFIAPEQPANNGKGYTQAQKMVGRACGVEGVKPGMYVEPIATTVGSQDTTGPMTRDEIKELAALSFGADMVMQSFCHTAAYPKPADIKLRHTLPDFINSRGGVTLKPGDGVIHSWLNRLCLPDTVGTGGDSHTRFPIGISFPAGSGLIAFAGVTGMMPLTMPESVLVKFSGKMQPGITLRDLVNAIPYYAIKQGLLTVPKKNKKNIFAGTIIEIQGLPDLKVEQAFELSDASAERSAAACSVQLNKEPIIEYLSSNIALIEKMIEEGYEDSKTLQRRADKMKEWIKNPQLLEPDSDAEYLATININLDDIKEPILACPNDPDDVATLSEILADDSRPKNIDEVFVGSCMTNIGLFRALGEVLKGEGVAKAKLWVAPPTKMDEAQLTEEGYYAAFAAAGARIEIPGCSLCMGNQAQVSEGSTVFSTSTRNFDNRLGKNSKVYLGSAEVAAVAALLGRLPSVQEYLDIVAKKINESNKDGVYKYLNFHQVTSEHLTTLLTSR; this is translated from the coding sequence ATGAGTTTATTACAAGAGTATAAAGCACACGAAGCACAAAGACAAAGCGAAGGTGGATTACCAGGTCTTGCTCTTACAGCTGCTCAAACTGCTGATTTAGTGGAGATTTTAAAAGCTAGTAAAGTTGAAGATGCACAATATGCATTAAATCTATTTAAAAACAAAATTAACCCAGGTGTTGATGATGCTGCTTATGTTAAAGCTGCTTTTTTAAATGATATAGTTCAAGGTAAAGTTGCATGTTCTGTTATTTCAAAAGTTGAAGCTGTTGAAATTTTAGGAACAATGATGGGAGGATATAATGTACCACCACTTGTTGAAGCACTAAAAGTTGCTGAAGTTGCAGATGCAGCTGCTAAAGAGTTAAAAAATACAATTCTTGTTTACAACTCATTTAATGATGTAAAATCATTAATGGATTCTGGAAATGCAAAAGCTAAAGAAGTTATTGAATCATGGGCAAATGCTGAGTGGTTTACAAATAAACCAGCTTTAGAAGAAGAGATTACATTAACAGTTTATAAAATTCCAGGTGAAACAAATACAGATGATTTATCTCCAGCAACTGTTGCATTTACAAGAGCAGATATTCCATTACACGCAACTGCAATGTTACAATCAAGAATGGAAAAACCTTTAGAAAAAATGGAAGAATTAAAAGCAAAAGGTTACCCTTTGGCATATGTTGGTGATGTTGTTGGAACTGGATCTTCAAGAAAATCAGGAATCAACTCTGTTCAATGGCATATGGGAAGAGATATTCCAGGTGTTCCAAATAAAAGAACAGGTGGAGTTGTAATTGGATCTATCATTGCTCCAATTTTCTTTAACACAGCAGAAGATTCAGGATGTTTACCAATCGAAGCAAATGTTGATAATTTAGAAACTGGTGATGTTATCACAGTTAAACCATATGCTGGTGAAATCTTAAAAGATGGAAAAGTTGTTTCTACATTTAAATTAAGTCCAAACACTTTAACAGATGAGATGAGAGCAGGTGGAAGAATTCCTTTAATTATTGGAAAAGGATTAACTGCAAAAGCTAGAGAAGCTTTAAAATTATCAGCTTCAACTGCGTTTATTGCTCCTGAGCAACCTGCAAACAATGGTAAAGGTTATACTCAAGCACAAAAAATGGTAGGACGTGCTTGTGGTGTTGAAGGTGTTAAACCAGGAATGTATGTTGAACCAATTGCAACTACTGTAGGAAGCCAAGATACAACAGGACCAATGACTAGAGATGAGATTAAAGAACTTGCTGCATTATCTTTTGGTGCTGACATGGTTATGCAATCATTCTGTCATACAGCTGCTTATCCAAAACCAGCAGATATTAAATTAAGACATACTTTACCAGATTTCATCAACTCAAGAGGTGGAGTTACACTTAAGCCAGGTGACGGTGTTATTCACTCATGGTTAAATAGATTATGTTTACCAGATACTGTTGGAACTGGTGGAGATTCACATACAAGATTCCCAATTGGTATATCTTTCCCAGCTGGTTCAGGTCTTATTGCATTTGCAGGTGTTACAGGTATGATGCCTTTAACTATGCCAGAATCTGTTTTAGTTAAATTTAGTGGAAAAATGCAACCAGGAATTACTTTAAGAGATTTAGTAAATGCTATTCCATACTATGCAATTAAACAAGGATTATTAACTGTTCCTAAGAAAAATAAAAAGAATATTTTTGCTGGAACAATTATTGAAATTCAAGGTTTACCAGACCTAAAAGTTGAGCAAGCGTTTGAATTATCAGATGCATCTGCTGAAAGAAGTGCTGCGGCTTGTTCTGTTCAATTAAACAAAGAGCCAATTATTGAATATTTATCTTCAAACATTGCTTTAATTGAAAAAATGATAGAAGAGGGTTATGAAGATTCTAAAACTCTTCAAAGAAGAGCGGATAAAATGAAAGAGTGGATTAAAAATCCTCAATTATTAGAGCCAGATTCTGATGCTGAGTATTTAGCTACAATTAATATCAACCTAGATGATATTAAAGAGCCAATTTTAGCTTGTCCAAACGATCCAGATGATGTTGCAACATTATCAGAAATTTTAGCTGATGACTCAAGACCTAAAAATATTGATGAAGTATTCGTTGGTTCTTGTATGACAAATATCGGATTATTCAGAGCTTTAGGAGAAGTATTAAAAGGTGAAGGTGTTGCTAAAGCAAAACTATGGGTTGCACCTCCAACAAAAATGGATGAAGCTCAATTAACAGAAGAGGGATACTACGCAGCATTTGCAGCAGCAGGTGCTAGAATAGAAATTCCAGGATGTTCATTATGTATGGGTAACCAAGCACAAGTAAGTGAAGGTTCAACAGTATTCTCTACATCTACAAGAAACTTTGATAACAGACTTGGTAAAAACTCTAAAGTTTATTTAGGTTCTGCTGAAGTTGCTGCTGTTGCTGCACTTTTAGGAAGATTACCATCTGTTCAAGAGTATTTAGATATCGTTGCTAAAAAAATCAATGAAAGCAACAAAGATGGAGTTTACAAATACTTAAACTTCCACCAAGTTACATCTGAACACTTAACTACACTTTTAACTTCAAGATAA
- a CDS encoding M48 family metallopeptidase: MRYFKIVIFATFVAILFSACTHKTPYTNRSQLILMSSQEELALGEKSYKESLSELKVITGTKDALRVQTIGQKIAVAANQPNYKWEFNLVEDNQANAFCLPGGKVVVYTGILKYAKNDDQLATVISHEVAHALARHGAERVTQGMIQQGVGLIGSVAVAATAPQYQNAFNQAYGLGSNLGVMLPYGRMQESEADEIGIYLMHKAGYNVNEATKFWENMSEGKSGGNDFFSTHPSSQNRTKDIQTVINKIGNEAK, translated from the coding sequence ATGAGATATTTTAAAATTGTTATATTTGCTACATTTGTGGCTATTTTATTTTCAGCTTGTACACACAAAACTCCATATACAAACCGTTCACAACTAATTCTTATGTCATCACAAGAAGAGTTAGCTTTGGGTGAAAAATCATATAAAGAGTCTTTAAGTGAACTAAAAGTTATAACAGGCACAAAAGATGCTTTAAGAGTTCAAACAATTGGTCAAAAAATTGCAGTTGCTGCAAATCAACCAAATTATAAGTGGGAATTTAATTTAGTTGAAGATAACCAAGCAAATGCTTTTTGTCTTCCTGGAGGAAAAGTTGTTGTATATACAGGAATTTTAAAATATGCAAAAAATGATGACCAATTAGCAACTGTAATATCACACGAAGTAGCTCATGCACTAGCGCGTCATGGAGCTGAAAGAGTAACACAAGGAATGATACAACAAGGTGTTGGATTAATTGGAAGTGTAGCAGTTGCAGCAACTGCTCCACAATATCAAAATGCATTTAATCAAGCCTATGGTTTAGGTTCAAATTTGGGAGTTATGCTTCCTTATGGAAGAATGCAAGAGAGTGAAGCTGATGAAATAGGTATTTATCTAATGCATAAGGCTGGATACAACGTAAATGAAGCTACTAAATTTTGGGAAAATATGAGCGAGGGTAAAAGTGGAGGAAATGACTTTTTCTCTACGCATCCAAGTTCACAAAATAGAACAAAAGATATTCAAACTGTAATAAATAAGATTGGAAATGAAGCAAAATAG
- a CDS encoding c-type cytochrome, with the protein MKKILTVAVCSALSISSLFASEVVKFDKKLIQERNNIGYKYEGEKLDYKIPDESTIPNNQFGDLIKYGKELVVHTYKHIGPEVKDKNMRYAGNNLSCQSCHLDAGTKEYSAPFVGIYGNFPQYRPRENVIGSLSDRINGCMERSMNGKPLPNSSKEMKAMEAYIYWLSQGVPIGAKVQGIGLAEVNRKMIQTTKADPVKGKAVYDVHCASCHGVNGEGIKNEGLANGYLYPPLWGKDSYNKGAGMYRTLKAMDFIKANMPLGATHQNPILTDEEAYNVAVYMNLNEHERPEKANREKDFPDAAVKAPDAYIQGKDSDDRRFGPFGQFIKTNK; encoded by the coding sequence ATGAAAAAGATTTTAACGGTTGCAGTTTGTAGTGCATTAAGCATTAGTTCGCTGTTTGCTTCTGAAGTTGTGAAGTTTGATAAAAAACTTATACAAGAAAGAAACAATATTGGTTACAAATATGAAGGTGAAAAACTTGATTATAAAATTCCAGATGAAAGTACAATCCCAAATAACCAATTTGGAGATTTAATTAAATATGGAAAAGAGCTAGTAGTTCATACTTATAAACATATAGGTCCTGAAGTTAAAGACAAAAATATGAGATATGCTGGAAATAATCTTTCATGTCAAAGTTGTCACTTAGACGCAGGCACAAAAGAGTATTCTGCACCATTTGTAGGAATTTACGGAAACTTTCCACAGTATAGACCTAGAGAGAATGTAATAGGTTCTTTATCTGATAGAATAAATGGTTGTATGGAAAGAAGTATGAATGGAAAACCACTGCCAAATTCAAGCAAAGAGATGAAGGCTATGGAAGCTTATATTTATTGGTTAAGTCAAGGAGTACCTATTGGTGCAAAAGTTCAAGGAATTGGTTTGGCTGAAGTAAATAGAAAAATGATACAAACAACAAAAGCAGATCCTGTTAAAGGAAAAGCTGTATATGATGTTCATTGTGCTTCTTGTCATGGAGTAAATGGAGAAGGTATTAAAAACGAAGGTCTTGCAAATGGTTATTTATATCCACCACTTTGGGGGAAAGATAGCTACAATAAAGGCGCTGGAATGTACAGAACTTTAAAAGCTATGGATTTTATAAAAGCAAATATGCCTTTAGGAGCAACTCATCAAAATCCAATTTTAACTGATGAAGAGGCTTATAATGTTGCTGTTTATATGAATTTAAACGAACACGAAAGACCAGAAAAGGCAAATAGAGAAAAAGATTTTCCAGATGCTGCTGTAAAAGCTCCTGATGCTTATATACAAGGAAAAGATTCAGATGATAGAAGATTTGGACCATTTGGACAATTTATCAAAACTAATAAATAA
- a CDS encoding cache domain-containing protein, which translates to MILPFIKTYKKIATLFIILVIFFIYFLNKYNNILDKKNLDIFVSNQIQIIENELENQKNQALSLALMFSRNQEIIKSLENKNSIELKKELLKFLNIIETYTKNRIDVQIHTKDLEVFTRSWEDKDFGLKLDSFREGLVKVKNQKEPYVSSELGKRFNIKAIVPIYNDKNIFIGSLEVIVDFKSLVNRLKTLGIDSIVMLEKDYLKIATYHQNNQKFKDYAILESSFTKGLLDILEKNPQFLKKDKFYYELDSRIFTQIPLGEFENSSVGVLFISFDKNINNFRYLPKYDYFIDVEIKDEKNDNKDILKKEIIIR; encoded by the coding sequence ATGATACTTCCTTTTATAAAAACTTACAAAAAAATAGCTACACTTTTTATTATCTTGGTTATTTTTTTTATATACTTTTTAAATAAATACAATAATATTTTAGATAAAAAAAATCTTGACATATTTGTATCAAATCAAATCCAAATTATTGAAAATGAGTTAGAAAACCAAAAAAATCAAGCTTTGTCTTTAGCTTTAATGTTTTCACGAAATCAAGAGATTATTAAAAGTTTAGAAAATAAAAATAGTATAGAGTTAAAAAAAGAGCTTTTAAAATTTTTAAATATTATAGAAACATATACGAAAAATAGAATAGATGTTCAAATTCATACAAAAGATTTAGAGGTATTTACAAGAAGTTGGGAAGATAAAGATTTTGGATTAAAACTTGATAGTTTTAGAGAGGGTCTTGTAAAGGTTAAAAACCAAAAGGAACCTTATGTTTCAAGTGAATTAGGAAAACGATTTAACATAAAAGCGATTGTACCAATTTATAATGATAAAAATATATTTATAGGTTCTCTTGAAGTAATAGTTGATTTTAAATCTCTTGTAAATAGGCTTAAAACTTTAGGGATAGACTCTATAGTTATGCTAGAGAAAGATTATTTAAAAATTGCAACTTATCACCAAAATAATCAAAAGTTTAAAGATTACGCTATTTTGGAGAGTAGTTTTACAAAAGGATTATTAGATATTTTAGAAAAAAATCCACAATTTTTAAAAAAAGATAAGTTTTATTATGAACTAGATAGTAGGATTTTTACTCAAATTCCTTTAGGAGAGTTTGAAAATAGTAGTGTTGGAGTTTTGTTTATTAGTTTTGATAAAAATATAAACAACTTTAGATATTTACCAAAATATGATTACTTTATAGATGTTGAAATAAAAGATGAAAAAAATGATAATAAAGATATTTTAAAAAAAGAGATAATAATTAGATGA
- a CDS encoding response regulator transcription factor, translating into MIKILLLEDDYLYKISIKEFLEELDFVVDDFDNGEDALNSIFEKRYDLLLLDIRVPKMDGFELVKHVREASIDTPIIILTSLTDIKDLSRGYTLGCNDYIRKPFDMIELKFRIEALIKNHFNSSDDCIELELGFKYNIKKSLLYRDEEVVDLSAKELELLSFLVQNRGFFVSIESLHENVWENKDISYADIRMCIKRVREKTDKDFIKTKRFLGYKIDK; encoded by the coding sequence ATGATAAAAATATTGTTGCTAGAAGATGACTATTTATATAAAATTTCAATTAAGGAGTTTTTAGAAGAGCTTGATTTTGTAGTTGATGATTTTGATAATGGAGAAGATGCTTTAAACTCAATTTTTGAAAAAAGGTATGATCTGTTGTTACTTGATATAAGAGTTCCAAAGATGGATGGATTTGAGCTTGTAAAGCATGTAAGAGAAGCCTCTATTGATACTCCAATTATAATTTTAACTTCACTTACAGATATAAAAGATTTAAGCCGTGGATACACTCTTGGTTGCAATGATTATATTAGAAAACCTTTTGATATGATTGAGCTAAAATTTAGAATAGAGGCACTTATAAAAAATCATTTTAATTCAAGTGATGATTGCATTGAGCTTGAGTTAGGATTTAAATACAACATAAAGAAATCTCTTCTTTATAGAGATGAAGAGGTGGTTGATTTATCAGCAAAAGAGCTTGAACTTCTATCTTTTTTGGTACAAAATAGAGGTTTTTTTGTATCTATTGAGTCTTTACATGAAAATGTTTGGGAGAATAAAGATATATCTTATGCAGATATTAGAATGTGTATAAAAAGAGTTAGAGAAAAAACAGACAAAGATTTTATTAAAACAAAGAGATTTTTAGGTTATAAAATTGATAAATAG
- a CDS encoding sensor histidine kinase: MINSKSELKYIVIQVTITLLIALIPIYFYIDATKNNQDIKDKIDLQNYANQIVLKIDYFERQNNNIFYYPRSNIYFSSIFDKNKNEIFSSNESLEFFYEDFKKFKDRFCYQKELNQNILDASFLIVCKKVDYSEVIYNALILISIVTFFIFLLSFFVIKQSIEPYKKLNIYLDEFLKDAMHELKTPIGVARINIDMLSMRLRNDKNILRVKSALKNMTIIYEDLEYYMQQHEVKELKTNINLSSFLEKRVEFFNDLAVARNIVFHKNIEANIEIVFNEIEAYRIIDNNLSNAIKYSKNDSNIYVSLIKDDKNIRLVFKDEGVGIKDTSTVFKRYYRGDNITGGFGIGLSIVKNICDKNGIKIELDSKENQGSTFKYIFSL; this comes from the coding sequence TTGATAAATAGTAAATCAGAACTAAAATATATTGTAATTCAAGTAACAATTACTCTTTTAATAGCTCTAATTCCAATATATTTTTATATAGATGCAACAAAAAATAATCAAGATATAAAAGATAAGATAGATTTACAAAATTATGCAAATCAAATTGTTTTGAAAATAGATTATTTTGAAAGACAGAACAACAATATATTTTATTATCCAAGATCAAACATATATTTCTCTTCAATTTTTGATAAAAATAAAAATGAAATATTCTCTTCAAATGAATCTTTAGAGTTTTTTTATGAAGATTTTAAAAAATTTAAAGATAGATTTTGTTATCAAAAAGAGTTAAATCAAAATATTTTAGATGCTTCATTTTTAATTGTTTGCAAAAAGGTTGATTATAGTGAGGTTATTTATAATGCCTTAATACTTATCTCAATAGTTACTTTTTTTATATTTTTACTCTCATTTTTTGTAATAAAACAGAGCATTGAGCCATATAAAAAATTAAATATCTATTTAGATGAGTTTTTAAAAGATGCTATGCATGAACTTAAAACTCCAATAGGAGTTGCTAGAATAAATATTGATATGTTATCAATGAGATTAAGAAATGATAAAAATATTTTAAGAGTAAAATCTGCTTTGAAAAATATGACAATTATTTATGAAGATTTAGAGTATTACATGCAACAACATGAGGTAAAAGAGCTAAAAACAAATATTAATTTATCTTCATTTTTAGAAAAAAGAGTTGAGTTTTTCAATGACTTAGCAGTTGCTAGAAATATAGTTTTTCATAAAAATATTGAAGCAAATATTGAGATAGTTTTTAATGAAATTGAAGCTTATAGAATAATTGATAATAATCTATCAAATGCTATAAAATATTCAAAAAATGATTCAAATATTTATGTTAGTTTAATAAAAGATGATAAAAATATAAGGCTTGTTTTTAAAGACGAAGGAGTTGGTATAAAAGATACATCAACTGTTTTTAAAAGATATTATAGAGGCGATAATATAACAGGTGGATTTGGAATAGGACTTAGTATTGTAAAAAATATTTGTGATAAGAATGGTATAAAAATTGAGCTAGACTCAAAAGAGAATCAAGGCTCAACTTTTAAATATATTTTTAGTTTGTAG
- the sugE gene encoding quaternary ammonium compound efflux SMR transporter SugE: MSWTILFLAGIFEIFWAVGLKYSDGFTKLFPTIFTIVTMIISFYLLSLALKALPIGTAYAVWVGIGTVGTVIAGIMLFGESMSLIRVMSILFILIGIVGLKFTTN, encoded by the coding sequence ATGAGTTGGACAATACTATTTTTAGCAGGTATTTTTGAGATATTTTGGGCAGTTGGTTTAAAATATAGTGATGGGTTTACAAAACTATTTCCAACTATTTTTACTATTGTTACTATGATTATTAGTTTTTATCTTCTTAGCCTTGCTTTAAAAGCTCTTCCTATTGGTACAGCATATGCTGTTTGGGTAGGTATTGGAACTGTTGGAACTGTAATTGCTGGAATTATGCTTTTTGGTGAATCTATGAGTTTAATTAGAGTTATGAGTATTTTATTTATTCTTATAGGAATAGTTGGTCTTAAATTTACTACAAACTAA
- a CDS encoding DMT family transporter — translation MQQSTKAHIYVVIATIFIAGSFLASYKLSSTIDAISLTLYRFVLALIFLSPLVIFNKNRVKAVPKLLPKAMVISLFYSLYFIGMFKALEYTTVLNTGSIYTLVPLMTAILCIFFFKEKIPLAQLFVYIIGIISTLIVVFKANLELLLKFSLNQGDIIFLIASLSMALYSIFLKVLYKKDDDIIVLIFSTLMAGIIWMSFTMWILGIPYEWGKIEGNLLFSMLYLVVATTILTLFLYQKATLILGPKKVMAYIYISPSLVALIMFIFEKQRISLGVFIGILLSTIATIIILRQK, via the coding sequence TTGCAACAATCAACAAAAGCTCATATTTATGTAGTAATAGCAACAATTTTTATAGCAGGATCATTTCTTGCATCATATAAACTTTCAAGCACAATAGATGCAATATCATTAACTCTTTATAGATTTGTTTTAGCACTTATTTTTTTATCACCACTTGTGATTTTTAATAAAAATAGAGTAAAAGCTGTACCAAAATTATTACCAAAAGCTATGGTTATAAGCCTTTTCTACTCTTTATATTTTATTGGAATGTTCAAAGCTTTGGAGTATACAACAGTTTTAAATACAGGCTCTATTTATACTTTAGTTCCTTTAATGACTGCAATTTTATGTATTTTTTTCTTTAAAGAGAAGATTCCTTTAGCTCAGTTGTTTGTTTATATTATAGGAATAATCTCTACTTTAATAGTTGTTTTTAAAGCCAATTTAGAACTTTTATTAAAATTTTCTCTAAATCAAGGAGATATTATATTTTTAATAGCCTCTTTATCTATGGCACTTTATTCAATATTTTTAAAGGTTTTATATAAAAAAGATGATGATATTATTGTGCTTATTTTTTCTACTTTAATGGCTGGAATAATCTGGATGAGCTTTACAATGTGGATTTTAGGTATTCCTTATGAGTGGGGAAAAATTGAGGGTAATTTACTATTTTCAATGTTATATTTAGTAGTTGCAACAACTATTTTAACGCTATTTTTATATCAAAAAGCAACACTTATTTTAGGACCAAAAAAAGTTATGGCATATATTTATATAAGTCCATCTTTAGTTGCTTTAATAATGTTTATTTTTGAAAAACAGAGAATCTCTTTAGGAGTTTTTATAGGTATTTTGCTTTCAACAATTGCTACAATTATAATTTTAAGGCAAAAATAG
- a CDS encoding sulfite oxidase: MKDPIKADLDIFDREVEPTSRRGFLKKSSLLAMAAIVGSNIPFAQNMPGGLIPAALANSDIPFSLPGKEGLIYLNDRPINAETPPHLLNDEFTPDKHFFVRNNGTPPALEDIDIKNWTLEISGESCKNPTTFSIDDLKSKFKHHTYALTLECGGNGRAEFNSPTKGNQWELGAVGCGRWTGVRLKDVLESCGIKKDAVYIGYYGKDTHLSGDPTKVVISRGVPIKKALEDEVLIAWAYEGQNIPYQNGYPLRLVIGGWPASVSGKWLSKIVVRNKVHDGEKMMGQSYRMPCEPVAPGSTVPNENMCIIESMPVKSLITFPKSGLTHSLNDKLKLNGKAWAGDLKVKEMYVSIDFGATWEKANVNKPLNKTAWQTWEASVKFPQKGYYEVWARATDSNGKMQPIILPGWNPRGYLNNACHRIAVQVV; this comes from the coding sequence ATGAAAGATCCTATAAAAGCTGATTTGGATATATTTGATAGAGAGGTTGAACCAACTTCTAGAAGAGGATTTTTAAAAAAAAGTTCTTTATTGGCAATGGCAGCTATTGTTGGTTCAAACATACCATTTGCACAAAATATGCCAGGTGGTTTAATACCAGCAGCACTTGCAAACTCTGATATCCCTTTTTCACTTCCAGGGAAAGAGGGATTAATCTACTTAAATGATAGACCTATAAATGCAGAGACACCTCCTCATTTGTTAAATGATGAGTTTACTCCAGATAAACATTTCTTTGTTAGAAATAATGGAACACCACCTGCTCTAGAAGATATAGATATTAAAAACTGGACTTTAGAAATATCGGGTGAGAGTTGTAAAAATCCTACAACTTTTTCTATTGATGATTTAAAAAGTAAATTTAAACATCACACTTATGCATTAACACTAGAGTGTGGTGGAAATGGAAGAGCTGAGTTTAATTCACCAACAAAAGGAAATCAATGGGAACTTGGAGCAGTTGGTTGTGGACGATGGACAGGAGTTAGATTAAAAGATGTTTTAGAGTCTTGTGGTATTAAAAAAGATGCTGTATATATTGGTTACTATGGTAAAGATACACACTTAAGTGGAGACCCTACTAAAGTAGTTATTAGTAGAGGAGTTCCTATTAAAAAAGCTTTAGAGGATGAAGTTTTAATAGCTTGGGCTTATGAAGGTCAAAATATTCCATACCAAAATGGTTATCCTTTAAGATTAGTAATTGGTGGATGGCCTGCTTCTGTTTCTGGAAAATGGCTAAGTAAAATTGTAGTTAGAAATAAAGTTCATGATGGTGAAAAAATGATGGGACAATCATATAGAATGCCTTGTGAACCTGTTGCTCCTGGTTCTACTGTACCAAATGAAAATATGTGTATAATAGAATCTATGCCTGTAAAATCACTAATTACATTCCCAAAATCAGGTCTTACTCACTCTTTAAATGATAAATTAAAGCTAAATGGAAAAGCATGGGCTGGAGATTTAAAAGTTAAAGAGATGTATGTTTCTATAGATTTTGGTGCAACTTGGGAAAAAGCAAATGTTAATAAACCACTAAATAAAACTGCATGGCAAACTTGGGAAGCAAGTGTTAAATTCCCACAAAAAGGATACTATGAAGTTTGGGCAAGAGCAACTGATAGCAATGGTAAGATGCAACCAATAATTTTACCAGGATGGAATCCAAGAGGTTATCTAAACAACGCTTGTCACAGAATCGCTGTTCAAGTTGTATAA